Proteins from a genomic interval of Amycolatopsis sp. cg13:
- a CDS encoding GNAT family N-acetyltransferase, which produces MTDLLTAADVLLMQELAQRVTAVRQDLVNSDAAYGELAWNWGKGHAAQGASWVRRLWFAGDDLVAWGWAQLPRSVRLNDGSVKDVTGAYLAYQVHPDHAALVDDVIDWFDATADGLERTVLPGAADEFGLERWAAHGYGPDPDSLGDTGSWTQLNERDLEVLETPVLPDGFRFRTAAEAGPEAAVQAHVDAWGVTAYTLESYEGVRETPAYRGDLHFLVEAPDGTMAASTIMWLDEANKTAEFEPVGTHPDYRRLGLGRAMLLHGMDRARAAGATHATVACLGAPGHPSARGLYYSVGFKEISRDVPLLKPA; this is translated from the coding sequence ATGACTGATCTGCTGACCGCCGCGGATGTGCTTCTCATGCAGGAGCTCGCGCAGCGGGTCACCGCCGTCCGCCAGGACCTCGTCAACAGCGACGCGGCCTACGGCGAACTGGCGTGGAACTGGGGCAAAGGGCACGCCGCGCAGGGCGCGAGCTGGGTCCGGCGGCTGTGGTTCGCCGGCGACGACCTCGTCGCGTGGGGCTGGGCGCAGCTGCCCCGGAGCGTCCGGCTCAACGACGGCTCAGTCAAAGACGTCACCGGTGCTTACCTGGCATACCAGGTCCATCCGGATCACGCCGCGCTGGTCGACGACGTGATCGACTGGTTCGACGCCACCGCGGACGGCCTCGAACGCACCGTGCTCCCCGGGGCGGCCGACGAGTTCGGCCTGGAACGCTGGGCAGCGCACGGCTACGGTCCCGATCCGGACAGCCTCGGCGACACCGGATCGTGGACGCAGCTGAACGAACGCGACCTCGAGGTGCTCGAAACGCCGGTGCTGCCGGACGGATTCCGCTTCCGCACCGCAGCCGAGGCCGGACCGGAGGCGGCCGTTCAGGCTCATGTGGACGCCTGGGGCGTGACCGCGTACACGCTGGAAAGCTACGAGGGCGTCCGCGAGACCCCGGCGTACCGCGGCGACCTGCACTTCCTGGTCGAAGCACCGGACGGGACGATGGCGGCGTCCACGATCATGTGGCTCGACGAGGCGAACAAGACCGCCGAATTCGAGCCGGTCGGCACCCACCCGGACTACCGGCGGCTCGGGCTGGGCCGCGCGATGCTGCTGCACGGCATGGACCGCGCGCGAGCGGCCGGGGCTACTCACGCGACGGTCGCTTGCCTTGGCGCGCCTGGACATCCGTCGGCGCGGGGGTTGTATTACAGCGTGGGGTTCAAGGAGATTTCGCGGGACGTTCCGCTGCTCAAGCCTGCGTGA
- a CDS encoding aspartate/glutamate racemase family protein: protein MIAGILGGMGPAATAEFYAKLVARTAAEHDQDHLRVAIWADPTVPDRVAAVLDGSTDPYPALLAGAEKLRDLGASVIAIPCHTAHFFLPRLVACSGVPFVDMVAETAGFLAGRTGPVGLLGTRGTIAAGLYQRGVPEVEWVLPSEAGQTAVDAAVAAVKRGDLARGAAHFDRALADVDAALSVLACTELPLVARQTSGVLDPTDLLADAVIRACGGKPVDARPPA, encoded by the coding sequence GTGATCGCGGGCATTCTCGGCGGCATGGGTCCGGCGGCGACCGCGGAGTTCTACGCCAAGCTCGTCGCGCGCACGGCCGCGGAACACGACCAGGACCACCTCCGGGTGGCGATCTGGGCGGATCCGACAGTGCCGGATCGGGTCGCCGCTGTACTGGACGGGAGTACCGATCCGTATCCGGCTTTGCTTGCCGGGGCGGAAAAACTCCGTGATCTCGGCGCTTCTGTGATTGCGATTCCGTGCCACACCGCGCATTTCTTCCTGCCGCGGTTGGTCGCGTGCAGCGGGGTGCCGTTCGTGGACATGGTCGCGGAGACAGCGGGATTCCTTGCCGGACGCACGGGGCCGGTCGGGCTGCTCGGTACTCGCGGGACGATCGCCGCCGGGCTCTACCAGCGCGGAGTGCCTGAGGTGGAGTGGGTGCTGCCGTCCGAGGCCGGGCAGACGGCCGTGGACGCGGCGGTGGCGGCGGTGAAACGCGGTGACCTGGCACGCGGAGCGGCGCACTTCGATCGGGCGCTCGCGGACGTCGACGCGGCGTTGTCGGTGCTGGCCTGCACGGAACTTCCTTTGGTGGCACGGCAGACGTCCGGGGTGCTGGACCCGACCGACCTGCTCGCCGACGCGGTGATCCGCGCCTGCGGCGGAAAACCGGTCGACGCCCGGCCGCCCGCCTGA
- a CDS encoding D-cysteine desulfhydrase: MASVVQTTRFARFPLGHFPTPLEPLERLTARLRERHRDVPDLWIKRDDCTGLATGGNKTRKLEFLVGDALAQGADTLITQGATQSNHARQTAGAAARAGLSCKLLLEQRQVRDEEYENSGNVLLDELLGAEIVDRVPAGTDMSAAMETVAEKLRAQRRRPYVIPGGGSNPIGALGYVQCALELDAAPIPVDWVVHATGSTGTQAGLVAGLRAVHSPARVLGVSVRQPEARQIDAVHGLAGRTAELIGTEVSRDDVLVDDRWVGEGYGVPTQSMVDAVRLLAETEGILLDPVYSGKGFAGLLGEIEEGRFAATDTVVFVHTGGAVGLFGYRSAFQ, translated from the coding sequence ATGGCGTCCGTGGTACAGACGACGCGCTTCGCCCGCTTCCCGCTCGGACACTTCCCGACCCCGCTCGAACCGCTGGAACGGCTCACCGCGCGGCTGCGCGAACGCCATCGGGATGTTCCGGACCTCTGGATCAAACGCGACGACTGCACCGGATTGGCGACCGGCGGCAACAAGACGCGGAAGCTGGAATTCCTCGTCGGCGACGCGCTCGCGCAGGGTGCCGACACGCTGATCACCCAGGGCGCGACGCAGTCCAACCACGCCCGGCAGACCGCCGGGGCCGCCGCGCGTGCCGGGCTGAGCTGCAAGCTGCTGCTGGAACAACGTCAGGTGCGCGACGAGGAGTACGAGAACTCCGGCAACGTGCTGCTCGACGAACTGCTCGGCGCGGAGATCGTGGACCGCGTACCGGCCGGAACTGATATGTCAGCGGCGATGGAGACGGTCGCCGAGAAGCTGCGCGCGCAGCGGCGGCGGCCGTACGTGATCCCGGGCGGCGGGTCGAATCCGATCGGTGCGCTCGGGTACGTCCAGTGCGCGCTGGAGCTGGACGCCGCGCCGATTCCGGTCGACTGGGTCGTGCACGCGACCGGCAGCACCGGCACGCAGGCCGGGCTCGTCGCCGGGTTGCGCGCGGTGCACAGCCCCGCTCGGGTGCTCGGCGTCAGCGTGCGGCAGCCGGAAGCGCGGCAGATCGACGCGGTGCACGGGCTGGCCGGCCGGACCGCGGAGCTGATCGGCACCGAGGTTTCCCGCGACGACGTGCTGGTGGACGACCGCTGGGTCGGCGAGGGCTACGGCGTGCCGACGCAGTCCATGGTGGACGCGGTGCGGCTGCTCGCCGAGACCGAAGGGATCCTGCTGGACCCGGTGTACTCGGGGAAGGGGTTCGCCGGGCTGCTCGGCGAGATCGAGGAAGGCCGGTTCGCCGCGACCGACACCGTCGTGTTCGTGCACACCGGCGGTGCGGTGGGGCTGTTCGGCTACCGGTCGGCTTTCCAGTGA
- a CDS encoding IclR family transcriptional regulator: MTEAKQAAGSQTLSRGLTALEVLAEADAPLSIGELAARLGLHRSITYRIVRTLEDHGLVVRGANGELELGARLAALARNVSRDLQSTALPELTVLANELGMTAFLATLDGEDSVVTLASVEPRQATAAVAQRPGSRHPITDGAPGRAILQQLRGEKAPYETSHDEVIPGLSSIAVPLAVPGQHPAALAVVYLTGPADISAIGERLAQAAQVIRAELHP; encoded by the coding sequence GTGACGGAAGCCAAGCAAGCGGCCGGGTCGCAGACGTTGTCGCGCGGGCTCACCGCGCTGGAAGTTCTCGCCGAGGCCGACGCGCCGTTGTCGATCGGCGAGCTGGCCGCGCGGCTCGGGCTGCACCGGTCGATCACCTACCGCATCGTGCGCACGCTGGAGGACCACGGCCTGGTCGTGCGCGGCGCGAACGGCGAGCTGGAGCTGGGGGCGCGGCTGGCGGCGTTGGCGCGCAACGTTTCCCGAGATCTGCAGTCGACGGCGTTGCCCGAGCTGACTGTGCTTGCGAACGAACTGGGCATGACGGCGTTCCTCGCGACGCTCGACGGCGAGGATTCCGTCGTCACGTTGGCCAGCGTCGAGCCGCGACAGGCGACGGCTGCGGTGGCGCAGCGGCCCGGCAGCCGGCATCCGATCACCGACGGCGCACCGGGTCGCGCGATCCTGCAGCAGTTGCGCGGGGAGAAAGCGCCGTACGAAACCAGTCACGACGAGGTGATTCCCGGGCTGTCGTCGATCGCGGTGCCGCTCGCGGTGCCCGGGCAGCATCCGGCGGCGCTGGCGGTGGTGTATCTGACCGGTCCGGCTGATATCTCAGCGATCGGCGAACGCTTGGCGCAGGCGGCGCAGGTGATCCGGGCCGAACTGCATCCGTAA
- a CDS encoding FAD-binding monooxygenase, with the protein MQFHHHGYVSGEPRVLPAAGTGIDRPAELPDEVDVLIVGTGPAGMITAAQLSRFPNVTTRIVERRGGRLEVGQADGIQARSVETFQAFGFANRIVEEAYRITTMSFWKPDPADPERIVRSSRVPDDPTGISEFPHLIVNQARVQDYFAEYMANSPSRMTPDFGLEFQSLTITEGDEYPVSVTLRHTAGPRAGEDRVVRAKYVVGCDGARSAVRESIGRELVGDQALHAWGVMDVLAVTDFPDIRTKCAIQSHDGGNILLIPREGGALFRMYVDLGEVSEDDHGAVRKTTIEQIIARANAIMRPYTVDVKNVAWHSVYEVGHRLTDKFDDVPVGETRLPRVFITGDACHTHSAKAGQGMNVSMQDGFNIGWKLGHVLDGRGPASLLATYSAERQLIAKNLIDFDKEWSTLMATRPEDLADPAELEEFYVKTFEFSSGFMTCYQRSVLIASPEHQDLATGFPIGKRFKSAPVMRVCDANLVHLGHHAQADGRWRIYVFAPAEPVSVAGFAEWLGSSPDSPVVAHTPEDLDSDAWFDVKVIYPGPYEDIDLGEVPEVFLPRTGPFSLIDYEKVYAADPADDIFAARGISPGGAVVVVRPDQYVANVLSLAATAELAAFFAPIFAAE; encoded by the coding sequence ATGCAGTTCCACCACCACGGCTACGTTTCCGGCGAACCGCGCGTCCTCCCCGCCGCCGGAACCGGGATCGACCGGCCCGCGGAACTGCCGGACGAGGTCGACGTGCTGATCGTGGGCACCGGCCCGGCGGGCATGATCACCGCCGCGCAGCTGTCCCGGTTCCCGAACGTCACCACGCGCATCGTCGAACGCCGCGGCGGACGGCTCGAAGTCGGCCAGGCGGACGGGATCCAGGCGCGCAGCGTCGAAACGTTCCAGGCGTTCGGCTTCGCGAACCGGATCGTCGAAGAGGCGTACCGGATCACCACGATGTCGTTCTGGAAGCCCGATCCCGCCGACCCGGAGCGCATTGTCCGCTCGTCGCGGGTGCCCGACGACCCCACCGGGATCAGCGAATTCCCGCACCTCATCGTGAACCAGGCCCGGGTGCAGGACTATTTCGCCGAGTACATGGCCAACTCGCCGAGCCGGATGACGCCCGATTTCGGCTTGGAATTCCAGTCGCTGACCATTACCGAGGGCGACGAATACCCGGTTTCCGTCACGCTGCGCCATACCGCCGGCCCGCGTGCCGGCGAGGATCGCGTTGTCCGAGCCAAATACGTGGTCGGCTGCGACGGTGCCCGCAGCGCGGTGCGGGAGTCGATCGGCCGGGAACTCGTCGGAGACCAGGCCTTGCACGCGTGGGGCGTGATGGACGTCCTCGCCGTCACCGATTTCCCGGACATCCGGACGAAATGCGCCATCCAGTCCCACGACGGCGGCAACATCCTGCTGATCCCCCGCGAAGGCGGTGCGCTGTTCCGGATGTACGTCGATCTGGGCGAGGTTTCCGAGGACGACCACGGGGCCGTCCGGAAGACGACGATCGAGCAGATCATCGCACGCGCCAACGCGATCATGCGTCCCTACACTGTGGACGTGAAGAATGTGGCCTGGCACAGCGTGTACGAGGTCGGTCATCGTCTCACCGACAAATTCGACGATGTGCCCGTCGGCGAAACCAGGCTGCCCCGCGTCTTCATCACCGGCGACGCCTGCCACACGCACAGCGCGAAAGCCGGACAGGGCATGAACGTCTCGATGCAGGACGGGTTCAACATCGGCTGGAAACTCGGCCACGTGCTGGACGGCCGCGGTCCCGCTTCGCTGCTGGCCACCTACTCCGCGGAACGCCAGCTGATCGCGAAAAACCTCATCGACTTCGACAAGGAATGGTCGACGCTGATGGCGACCCGGCCGGAGGATCTGGCCGATCCGGCGGAGCTGGAAGAGTTCTACGTGAAGACCTTCGAATTCTCGTCCGGTTTCATGACGTGCTACCAGCGTTCGGTGCTCATCGCCTCGCCGGAACACCAGGACCTGGCGACCGGGTTCCCGATCGGCAAACGCTTCAAGTCGGCTCCTGTCATGCGGGTCTGCGACGCGAACCTGGTCCACTTAGGACATCACGCACAGGCGGACGGTCGTTGGCGCATCTACGTTTTCGCCCCGGCCGAGCCTGTTTCGGTTGCCGGATTCGCCGAGTGGCTGGGCAGTTCGCCGGACTCTCCGGTGGTCGCCCACACCCCGGAGGACCTGGACTCCGACGCCTGGTTCGACGTCAAGGTGATCTACCCCGGGCCGTACGAGGACATCGACCTCGGCGAAGTCCCGGAGGTCTTCCTGCCGCGAACTGGCCCCTTCTCGCTGATCGACTACGAAAAGGTTTACGCGGCGGACCCGGCGGACGACATCTTCGCCGCCCGCGGAATCTCACCCGGGGGTGCGGTCGTGGTGGTCCGGCCGGACCAGTACGTCGCGAATGTCCTTTCCCTCGCCGCCACCGCGGAACTGGCCGCGTTCTTCGCGCCTATCTTCGCCGCCGAATAG
- a CDS encoding alpha/beta hydrolase: MRKIMPVALAVATLAGVVSAAPASAEPLRWGACPGGGPLQCTTVAVPLDYRHPDGRKIDIAVSRLSAAKPEKRRGVLLVNPGGPGLSGLRVPVAQPFPQAVRDSYDIVGFDPRGIGSSAGLTCGLNDADKALAANPPYPHNPAEVAKSAALAERIAKQCTSSETADLLPFITTANTARDMDRVREALGEAKISYYGESYGTYLGAVYTTLFPERGDRVVLDSSLPPEGYDVEALRAQGMGFQLRFPDFAKYAAKHVEEYHLGATPADVTAKYYELADRLDAKPESGFDGTAFRGFTSGELRNDGSFQELATYWHLLDTHQPLPAAATAKAGDRGSFPVGYLGVLCGDSRWPTSVRTYQRNVEVDRARYPMYGAYAANIRACAYWPAPAEPKVRITGNGPANVLMVQNLRDPATPLPGALRTRWAFGARARMVTADQGGHVAYGAGANKCLNDTATAYLVGGDFPAHDRFCPVEHS, translated from the coding sequence ATGCGAAAGATCATGCCGGTCGCGCTTGCCGTAGCGACACTGGCGGGGGTGGTGTCGGCGGCCCCCGCGTCGGCCGAGCCGTTGCGGTGGGGCGCCTGTCCGGGCGGCGGGCCACTGCAGTGCACGACGGTGGCCGTTCCGCTGGACTACCGGCATCCGGACGGGCGGAAGATCGATATCGCGGTGTCCCGGCTGTCCGCGGCGAAACCGGAGAAACGGCGCGGGGTGCTGCTGGTCAATCCCGGCGGTCCGGGCTTGTCCGGATTGCGCGTCCCGGTCGCGCAGCCGTTTCCGCAGGCGGTGCGGGACAGTTATGACATCGTCGGATTCGACCCGCGCGGGATCGGCTCCAGCGCCGGGCTGACCTGCGGGCTGAACGACGCTGACAAGGCGCTCGCGGCCAACCCGCCTTATCCGCACAATCCGGCGGAGGTGGCGAAATCGGCCGCGCTGGCGGAGCGGATCGCCAAGCAGTGCACCAGTTCGGAGACTGCCGACCTGCTGCCGTTCATCACTACCGCCAACACGGCGCGGGACATGGACCGGGTGCGGGAAGCCTTGGGAGAGGCGAAGATTTCCTATTACGGGGAGTCGTACGGCACCTATCTCGGGGCGGTGTACACGACATTGTTCCCGGAGCGCGGCGATCGAGTGGTGCTGGACAGCAGTTTGCCGCCCGAGGGATACGACGTCGAGGCGTTGCGAGCGCAGGGCATGGGATTCCAGCTGCGGTTTCCCGACTTCGCGAAGTATGCCGCGAAGCACGTCGAGGAATACCACCTCGGCGCGACTCCGGCGGACGTGACGGCGAAGTACTACGAGCTGGCCGATCGGCTGGATGCGAAGCCGGAGTCCGGGTTCGACGGTACGGCGTTCCGCGGCTTCACGTCCGGGGAGCTTCGGAATGACGGAAGCTTCCAAGAGTTGGCCACGTACTGGCATCTCCTCGACACGCATCAGCCGCTTCCCGCCGCGGCAACGGCAAAGGCGGGGGACCGTGGCAGCTTCCCGGTCGGCTACCTCGGGGTGCTCTGCGGGGATTCGCGGTGGCCGACGTCGGTGCGGACCTACCAGCGGAATGTCGAGGTCGACCGGGCGCGCTATCCGATGTACGGCGCGTATGCCGCCAATATCCGGGCGTGCGCGTACTGGCCCGCGCCTGCGGAGCCGAAGGTGCGCATCACCGGCAACGGACCGGCGAACGTGCTGATGGTGCAGAACCTTCGCGACCCGGCCACGCCGCTGCCCGGGGCGCTGCGCACGCGATGGGCGTTCGGGGCCCGGGCTCGGATGGTCACCGCCGACCAGGGCGGGCACGTCGCTTACGGTGCTGGCGCGAACAAGTGCCTGAACGACACGGCGACGGCATACCTGGTCGGCGGAGATTTCCCAGCCCACGACCGTTTCTGCCCGGTTGAGCATTCCTGA
- a CDS encoding epoxide hydrolase family protein: MTALTSEVEAFEARATDADLEDLRARLAAARLPEAETVHGPRRWDQGLPLADLVDLVNYWRTEYDWRAFEERLDRIGQFRTTIDGLGIHFLHRRSPRADATPLIMTHGWPGSIAEFVDVVDELADPDDASAPAFHVVAPSLPGFGYSDKPTTTGWGTEKIAAAWVELMGKLGYRRFLAHGGDWGGNITTVLAGRFPEHVLGVHTLFAEGPPGLSTEGLTADELRWTEETRHFWRHRAAYAKQQATRPQTIGYSLVDSPVGLLAWLVDKFAEWSDTEDSPFETISRDRVLDDVTLYWLTRSGASAARIYYESHNSLDPELRVDVPAAVTMYPRDTEKTPRPWARERFRQIVRWREPERGGHFPSLEVPGYFVRDLREGLAAVLRG; the protein is encoded by the coding sequence ATGACCGCTCTGACCAGCGAGGTAGAGGCGTTCGAGGCCCGCGCGACGGACGCTGACCTCGAAGATCTGCGGGCCCGACTAGCCGCGGCGAGGCTTCCGGAGGCCGAAACGGTGCACGGCCCGCGCCGATGGGATCAGGGCCTTCCGCTCGCTGATCTGGTCGATCTCGTGAACTACTGGCGCACCGAGTACGACTGGCGGGCCTTCGAGGAGCGTCTTGACCGGATCGGTCAGTTCCGCACGACGATTGACGGCCTGGGAATCCACTTCCTGCACCGCCGGTCCCCGCGTGCGGATGCCACTCCGCTGATCATGACGCACGGGTGGCCGGGCAGCATCGCGGAGTTCGTCGACGTCGTGGACGAATTGGCGGATCCGGACGACGCCAGCGCACCGGCGTTTCATGTCGTGGCTCCGTCGCTGCCGGGCTTTGGCTACAGCGACAAACCGACGACTACCGGGTGGGGGACGGAAAAGATCGCCGCCGCGTGGGTGGAGTTGATGGGGAAGCTCGGTTATCGCCGATTCTTGGCGCACGGCGGCGACTGGGGCGGCAATATCACCACGGTTCTCGCCGGCCGGTTTCCGGAGCATGTTCTCGGCGTCCACACGTTGTTCGCTGAAGGGCCGCCCGGGTTGTCGACGGAGGGGCTGACGGCGGACGAACTCAGGTGGACCGAGGAGACCCGCCATTTCTGGCGGCACCGTGCGGCGTACGCCAAGCAGCAGGCCACGAGGCCGCAGACCATCGGGTACTCGCTCGTCGACTCGCCGGTCGGGCTTCTTGCCTGGCTCGTGGACAAGTTCGCGGAGTGGTCGGACACTGAGGACAGTCCTTTCGAGACTATCTCCCGCGACCGCGTGCTCGACGATGTCACGTTGTACTGGCTGACCCGGTCCGGTGCGTCGGCGGCCCGGATCTATTACGAGAGCCACAATTCGCTGGATCCGGAGCTTCGGGTGGATGTTCCGGCGGCGGTCACCATGTATCCCCGCGATACCGAGAAAACCCCTCGTCCTTGGGCGCGGGAGCGGTTCCGCCAGATCGTCCGGTGGCGGGAGCCGGAACGGGGCGGGCATTTCCCGTCTTTGGAAGTGCCGGGGTATTTCGTCCGGGATCTGCGGGAGGGGCTCGCCGCGGTGTTGCGGGGGTGA
- a CDS encoding ABATE domain-containing protein, which yields MPSAFPDFRLGTVLATSFTATLTERCGDAVERIPTPERLADWLAVSGLAVESCSADQLELAKELRESIHAAATAAARHEALPASAVQVINDRSAQGRAAAVLTPDGERRWQLTSAEDALGVIAADAISIISGERDGKLALCASPTCQAAFFDTSQSRTRRWCDMNTCGNRQKKARFNASRAAAK from the coding sequence ATGCCTTCCGCGTTCCCTGACTTCCGCCTCGGCACCGTGCTCGCGACGAGCTTCACGGCGACTCTCACCGAACGCTGCGGCGACGCTGTCGAGCGCATTCCCACCCCCGAGCGGCTCGCCGACTGGCTGGCGGTGAGCGGCCTGGCCGTGGAGTCCTGCAGCGCTGACCAGCTCGAACTCGCCAAGGAACTGCGGGAGTCGATTCACGCCGCCGCGACCGCGGCCGCACGCCACGAGGCGCTGCCCGCGTCCGCCGTCCAGGTCATCAACGACCGCAGTGCCCAGGGCCGCGCCGCAGCCGTCCTGACACCTGACGGCGAACGGCGCTGGCAGCTCACCTCTGCCGAAGACGCCCTCGGCGTGATCGCCGCCGACGCGATCAGCATCATCTCCGGCGAACGCGACGGAAAACTGGCCTTGTGCGCCTCGCCGACCTGCCAGGCCGCCTTCTTCGACACCAGCCAGAGCCGCACCCGTCGCTGGTGCGACATGAACACGTGCGGGAACCGGCAGAAGAAGGCGCGTTTCAACGCCAGCCGCGCCGCGGCGAAGTGA